The stretch of DNA TCAACATCATCCCTGTTAAACCACTAATCAAGGAATaagggaaagagaagctgaAGCTCCTGGCACCAAAACATCCCCATGGATTTGGGAGCTTAAAACGCTGATTTGATATAACTCTAATTACCAGGGAAAGAGTTAAAAGCACTGACAGTAATATACACATAATTACAGTCCAGGGTTAAGAGTTTATTTAGATGAAAAGGATGGCTTGTGCCACTAAATGTCTCCTTCACAGAGCCCACAGGCTCCAGGCAGGCATTAATTAATCTCCTTTGACTCCTGTTTCCCTTTGGAAAACATCACCTACCACCTCCAGCTCGATGTCTTAGCAAGTCACTCAGCTGTTTGAGCAGGAGCTTTTAAATTGGGtttgcagccctggcaggagctctccagcatccctgggatgGCACAGGAGGACAGGCAGgaccagcactggcacagcacCACAAACCAGGGCATCTGCAACGCTACAAACACCAGCTCACTGGTAGGGGAACCTATTTGGGAAGGGCTGGTGGTGGCAGTGTGACTGCCcaggtttttgtttccttggaaaaaaaaatgggctgAAACCCTCTGGCTTTCCGGTCTCTACCTCTTCCCTTTCcagaaaatgtgtaaaataaGCTCACATCACCTATTTCTGCAGCCAGACAGTGTCCTGTGCACTACTCAGACATATCCCTACAACATTTTGACTCGAAATTGTCAAATTttactctgtttttattttccccacatCTGGAGGACACCTCCCAGCTGAGGGGAGCCTGGTGGGAGGTGACCCAGCCTGGGTTCTCAAgccaccccctcccccaggATCAGTCCAgcttgggtgcagccctggatGCAGCCTTTCCTCCCTGCATTTTAGCAGGGAAAAAGGCATCAAAAAGCTGCATTCCCTTCTTGCAGCATCCTGCTTCCACACAACAAGTGGGGAAAATGCTGTTTGGAGACCAGCTCGGATGGAAATCAGCCAATTGAACTCAAAAAGCGATGGAGGGAACTAAAAGTGAGACAGCTCTCTccaggaggcaggagagaaaaagagggtGAGGAAAAGTCGTGTCTTTCTCTGGCTCCTGTGGAAGCAGTTTTTAATTACAGTGTTTCtacaggcacagctggggagcagctgatgTGAGGCTGTTTACAAACCTCGTGTTGCAGGgagcagctttcccagcagcagctgaagcaatCCCAGataaaacagcaaaactgaGTGGACTCCGATATTCGACTCCCTGGGGGTCCGTGGGGGCTGTGGGATGCTCTAGCCTGGGCTCTTTGAAAGCTGCCTGctaaataaattcacttttatCTGTGTACAACAGCTGCCCCTTTTGCCCAGCTCTCACAGACTCCAAAGCCTTCAGCTTTTTGCACATGAAAAATTTTCCTGCcgctgcagggctgagggatgAGCGGCTCATACCATTCctttaatttagtttttaggggattttgtAGCGATAAACAGCTGCTGTTTGTTCTGGGAAGTGTTCAGGTGGGCTCATGTCCTTGCTTAGCCTGGCAGCAaacatcccagcccagcattCCTGGGGCCGGGTTCTGCAATCAGCTCTGGTTTTTTAATGGaatctggggattttgggtcaCCCCAGCTGGAGGTGCCTTTAAGAGCTACATGCCATCGTGGTGAATCGGGCAGCTTGAATGGGGCTTGGTTCccactgtgccagcagcagcttttttccCTGGGAGACAAATTTCCTTTCCCGGGAAAGGCAAAAGGCTAAGCAGGCTCTGATGATTTACCAACACCCCCCGGGTGATGCTAAATCACAtttttccagtgggaaaagtCCTCCTCACCTGCGATCTCGTTCTCTTCCAGGTCGATGGTCTCCAGGGCGGGGACGGTGGCCAGGGGCTCCGGGAAGCGCCGGAACCTGTTGCGGGAGAGGTCGATGGCCCGGAGGTGCAGCAGGGAGGTGATTTCCTCGGGCAGGCGGTGCAGGTAATTGCCTGCCAGGTTGAGCTCTGCGAAGAGAGAAGGGAGCTGGTGGgatgcaggggaaaaaagatgggaaaataaCTAATGCACGGCTTGCTTTACAGCCTCTGGCCCCCTCGTGGACTGCCAGGTCCATCAGTGGGATTCCAGCTCCAaaatttgggctttttttttttttttttttgctattttccaTGGTTGCCATTGTAGATTTGTCTGCTGGGAATACCTCAGGCTTTTCTCAGGCTTTCCTAATGAAATTGGGCAGCCTTTTGCAAGCAGGGTCAGTAAAAAATATGGAATATTTCCTCATAAAATCAGTGCAATTACCTCCCCAATGGACATTTGTCATGGCTTAAGGCTAGCTCTCTATATTCATGTACTTGGACTCCTTCTGAGGAATAAACAGAACGATGGAAGAAAGGTCTTTAGATGcgaaaaatatctatttttcacagtttacctgaaaatgctttgctttttctgccatGCTTTCCCGCCCCAGAAATGAGCTTCTGTGTGATCAGGAGCAGCACTCCTGAGAACAGAACCCAAAccctgctgtcccagtgccctTCTCCAGTGACACAGGGCTTTCTGCACTATAAATACCCACACAagctgccctgcccctgctAATACCTGGTATTTATAGGTCCTGCCTTATTCagtctgtccccagccctggggcatCTGTTCCTGCTCAGACCCAGCACAGTTCATCTCCCGAGCAATTGGTTCACTGGTGGAGCAAAGCCCTTGCTGGGAAACAaagtcttttttccccttcagggCTTGTTGTGCTGTCTAGAAAATGAGAATTGATTTCCTTTGCTGGATGTGTTTCCTTTCCCCAGCCTGGGGGTGTTCTCACAGAtgatgctgcagctccagaacAAGGGAAGCCTTCCCAGGCATTTGTGTGGTATGTTGTAGGAACAAAATTGATTTTAGAAGCTGCCAGAGCATCCCCAGCGCCCGTCCTCTGTGCTCAATACCGTGGTGCTGGATGCTCTGGATGCTTGCATGGCTATTTTTTAGTGGATTAGCCTCGGGCTGCCCTCTCTGGGCTCCGCAGGGAGGTGTCCCCGCGGTGCTGATGATCGCTCCCATCTCCTGCAGTGATTAACTCTCATTGATGTCTCCCGACGAGGACTAATTAGTCGGCAGAGCCTGGATTGCCATGCCCCCGTTGTTATCCccaagctgcttttcctgtcctcctccatcctcagccccatccttggagggagctggggggtgATCAGTGACCCCGCAGCAGCCTGATGCCACTTTGGAAGGGTGGGTGAGAGCAGAACCTTCAAGGGGCAGAAGGTATaaggaaaaatggatttttttggggtctGAAGCTTGCAATGAGGTGTGAGCTCAGGGGAGGCTCTTGGGTGCTTTGCCCCCACTGCAGCAACCTGGGGGCTCCTGGAGTGTCCCAGAGGGTTGGAAGTGGCAGTCCCTTACCTCTCAGCTGGCTGAAGGTGGTGACGAATCGGCTGGTGATGGACTTGAGCTCATTGTTGGCCAGGGAGATGCGATGGATCCCCTCGGTGACGCTCCTCACGGCTTTGTAGATTCCAACAGGGAAGGTCATCAGTTTGCAGTTGGCCAGATCTGCGCACAGAGGAACCCGGGCAAGGGTCTTAACAACTTCAGTCCTCCTGCTCCCTTATGTGTCCGTAATTCCCTGGGGGTAGCTGAGCAGCCCAGGGATGCTTATTCCACCGCtgatggggatggagcagggatttCCCTGGGCACGGGTGGTTGTCCCATGGCAAGcggtggggaggggaaaaaagatttGGTTGTGCTTCTCACCTCGTGGCCTTCTTGTTTTGTCCTGAGTTGTTTCTGTTTCCCCTCCCAGGAGATTCCAGGGCTAGAAGCCCTGTATCCCAGCCCCAGGATGGGCTCTGCTTCCTGCCCCCTTCCCAAAGCCACTGCGGGGGCTGATGGAGCAAGTTCCATCCTCCCGCATTTCTCTCAGGAGGATGTGGAGAGCCTGAGCGATGAAGCTCCAGCTCCCGGCATATGCTGGTTTATatcccagggctgggaatccagtgggaataAAAATGAGTGGCTTTCATCTCTCTCCTGTGATGAAGTGCACCCTGCTCTTGGGTATTagctggaaatgggaaaattgcaggaaaacaaatctGACAAGGCCACATGGGGAAAAAtctgctcctgccactgctcGCAAGGAGGGGCAACACCCCATGGGATTTTGTGAACCTGCTCTAACTTTGTGGGGCCGAGGGCCCTTTGGGGGagcctttctcttctccagagcCACGGGGAGGGAACGCCGACAGCTTTTTTTAGACTGTGGCAGTGAAAAATAGAGCCCTGCTCCCGGATACCCGATCCTCGTCCGGGGCCCAAGCGGGAGCCGGGACGGAGCGCCGGGCTTACCCAGGGAATCCGTTTTGTTCTCCACCGTCTCGTTCACCTTCCTGGCCACCCGGGCAACCGCCTCGCCCATCCTCTTGTGCAGGCGGGCGGCCGGTCCCGCCGGGAATGCGCTTCGGACTGGGGGAtccagggctggagggagaAACCAGCCACTCCGGCCTCTGGGAGAGGGATACTAAAAATAACCGACAGGATCAGTGttcctggggagggagggaggctgtgctggggctggcatgTCCCTCAGGGTGAGATTCCCAGCTTTCCAGGACGGTGCTTTTGGGGTATGTAGATGCATCCTATTCCTTGGCTTGGCATATGGGGATGTATCCCCTTTCCTGGTATGGGATATGGGGATTCATCTCCTTTCTTGGTTTGGGAAATGAGGATGCATCCCTTTTCCTGGTCTGAGATATTTGGATACATCCTCCTTCCTGGTATTGGATATGCCATTTTCCTGGTTTGGGATGTGGGGTTGAATCCTCTTCCCTGGTTTGGGACTTGGGCATGGGTGTCTTTTCCTTGTGTGGGATATGGGGATGCATGCCCTTTCCTGGTTTGGCATAAGAGGATGC from Vidua chalybeata isolate OUT-0048 chromosome 8, bVidCha1 merged haplotype, whole genome shotgun sequence encodes:
- the LRRC20 gene encoding leucine-rich repeat-containing protein 20; the protein is MGEAVARVARKVNETVENKTDSLDLANCKLMTFPVGIYKAVRSVTEGIHRISLANNELKSITSRFVTTFSQLRELNLAGNYLHRLPEEITSLLHLRAIDLSRNRFRRFPEPLATVPALETIDLEENEIAEVPTDKLASMALLRSLNLRANPVGPEVRLLVRPLVPFDLLLSPEEPIPKA